From Ficedula albicollis isolate OC2 chromosome 7, FicAlb1.5, whole genome shotgun sequence:
CAAGAAAGGCTAAAACATTTGTTCTAACAGCATGTCAGATTCAATTACAAGAGGcctgtttttcttgtttaagTGTTCTTTTCTAAGTACAAAGCAGTATCAttacctcattttttttcttgttttaaaagcaaCCAGTATGTGACTTGCAGCTGAACAAAATACTTGTGCAATCCTATATGGATTCCTGGAAGCAGAGTAATTTGCACGTTGTTCTGATTATTTGCCTTGTTGTGGAAGGATTCATAAGCAGTAGCACAATTACCAAAGTCTTTAAATATAAGCAGCCTTCTCAAGTGTATCTTCATATGTGTGCTGGGAGTTTGAGCACTGATTCACAACTATTAGGCTATCATctataaaacttttttcctaTGTCAAAAGACTTGCTTTAACAACACACAAAGTTTAATCATAGcttgtttttccccattctACATTCAGTTATTAACCAAgaagctgctggtttttttgtaaagatATTTCAGAAGAGAAGTGTGGTGATGGGAACCTGCAGACTGTGGTGGTGGCTTCTATAGCAGACAGTGCAAGCAGTTACATTCTACATCCACAGGCATCTCTCACCATATCTAAAAAAACAAGCACCAGGTAGGTCAGGGGTTTAAGGGATGAAAAATCACTTTGATCCACTGTTAgcattgtctttttttcttacagtttgTTTTTGCAATGGTTGTCACAAAATTACCATGGAACAGAGGTTATGAGCCCACAGTGTACTGAATACTTGGAGGACTTGAATGTAGAAAccagtggggttttttgatacttttattcactgtaaattattttaacaatgaaaaagaatatgaagaaaatgaacCACAGGTTTTTAAGGCATATTGGTACAATATCCATAGTTTGATCATGTGTTCTAGGGTTATGCATAATACACTGATTTGGTCTTACCTGTAGTTTAGACTAAGCTGTTGCTCTTTTGAATGTCTATATagatttgtattatttttttcagggtaATGGAAGATTCTTTTCCCATCCCTCTTCAGCCGTTGCCACTAAATACACCTGCATGGGCACGCCGTCTCAGGAACTGTGAGGTGGGCCACAAAGAATTCTGACCTAATGTTTTATGATCCAGCTCTGAGATAGTGTCCCTGTTCCTTGAAAGGAGTAATTCATACCTGTAGAAGTGTTCAAGCTTCCTGGTATATAGCCCTGGTACTGCTAGCACAGTTAAACAcacaaaatgctgtgaaattCCTTTCTATTTTGAGAATTTTAGAATAACTGGCCATCAACAGCTCCTAAAGTAAAAGAAGTGCTGCTGAAAACCCGGTACCTTGTAGTGCTGGGAAGAGGCGTTTGCTGTTGACCAACAGTGCAAACTTTGCTGACTTCTGCAACTGTTCATGTGGTTTGTGTTATCACATAGCAATCAAAATCCATATGATTGGCCAGTGTCAAGTCTGAGCTTAATGCACCCAAATATCAGTATTTCACTAAGGATTCCTGTTTTAGATATTcttgctgacttttttttttttgtcccagcAAGTTAGGTTACTCTTTTGTCAAAAAATCCTCTGTTTTTATGTTCTGTGATGGCTTTTGACCAAAACAGAACTCTTCCTTTTTTGCATGTTGTTAGATATTTGCAGAACTGTCCTGGTGACTAGGATGCTGTCAGCAGCTAGAATACATAAGTCCCTTAacaggaagggaggggagaTGGGAAGTTCTTGAGATATCAGCTaccccttcctcctgctgccagacTGTTCCTAATGggtgtttattttactttctcttaatcttttttaaaggaaagctCATACTCTAGAGCTCCCTAATCTCTTTAGATATCTctaccactttttttttcctattggcTTGGCCACTGATAACTAGAAGCTGCAGTTTGAGGGACctagaaatttaatttctttctgtatctGCTTAGAAAtaattcttaaattaaatatatccaTCTATTTCTTTTGTGTTATGCCATTTAtttagcacaaaaaaacccccactctTACCTCCACTCTTGCGTCCACTCTTATGTCCACATAAATGTTAAGAAGTCAGAAAATTAATAGCATGAATTCTTCCATGGTGGAGATACAATTTTTATAGAATCAGTTACTTCATTCAGCTGGCCAGTTAGTTCATAAGGTTCACTGTGTTTTTAGCACTTTGTGGTACATTCTTTCCTGTCTTAACATCTGTACGGCTTATCTGAATCATTTATTATTGATATCGTATTATCGGAGGACTTACCTGTTTTGTCTCTCTATTGCAAGAAATTTCACCTGTTCTGTTTAAAATTCACAGCAGCATTTATAGAGaagttcttatttttaaagaaaaagaagtagaaatAGTGTCTGTTTGAATATGTTCTGAGGACACAAACATCTCCCTCTGCTGTTCAGCAGAACTGTTGCCTGTATGCTTTAATCCTCCCTGATCTACAAGAGAGTGCTGGGAAGTATTGTGCCTTTTTTGGGCACAGACTAGAGACACTGGGGTTTTGAGGTGTCATTTATCTTTCAGAtgtcaaaatgttttgttaCTAGCAACAGAATTGAAGGATCCTACTGAAATTCAGAGATCCAGTTTGGAGAGATGCTGGTAGATATGTCAGCTCACAACTCCACTCTTTCAGTTGTCTGCCAGGATTGAAACAAGCTTAAAACAGTGTTGTGGTCTCTGTGACTCGCACAAGATGACAGCAGGTGAAGCCACTGCACTCCAAAGGGCAGTGACTCCTTTGGCAGTTGGTACTGCGGGCAAACACAGAGCAGTAAAAGCTGACTGCCTTGAAATGTTCAGCTTACACTTGCTGTGTCTGGTCTGCAAAGTGCCTCTggtgccctgctgctgtgagttTTCTCAAGGAAACCACAGTCTTGGTGTGTGTACTTTAGGGTAACTTTTATGTACTTTGCTGAGGCAAGGGCTGGGGAGAAAGAAGGAATCACTTAAGTTTTTGGCTTGAACCTTGGAGTTAAGGGGCACAAGAGAGTGTGATTACTTCAAGGTAATTGCATTGTTAcagcattaatttaaaaacaattgcTTTCAATAACTTATATTTAGTTTTCAGTGGTCTGCACAGAGTGCATTTCCTGCATGTATCAGcctactgaaataaaatgtaattgaaaGCTGCATTAATTACATATACAAAGTTAAGTTAATTTATTAGTCTGGAGAAGGTAAGTCTTGtttgtccatttttttcccGCTTGAGAAGCCTGTAGAAAGCAGGGGTCTTATGTGCTGTGTGGTTTTCTTCTCATTCTCCTCCCCTTCCACCAATTTAGGGAAGATTACCTAACTTGTGCAAAAGTAAAGGCAGAATAAGACAGAGTGCCTTAACTGTTTTTGCTACTTTTCTGGCACAGCAGTTTTATCAGTCTTCTCATCTCTCTAGAATAAGGTCAATGACCTATTTTTAGAGACAAGTGTAAgatatgggaaaaaaaccccagctggTTTTGCAGTATTTGTTATGTGCAGTGGTGCTGTAATCTCCCTTCTGAAAGGCAGCATCCCGGATTTCTGGAAAGAAGGAAGTTCTGGTACTTCTCAGGCTACTTTGCTTCTCCTGATTTTTCAGATCAAGTTTACTTCAGAAGTATTAGTTATAATTTCTGGCTAAACAATTGCCCGTGTCTCTTGCTCCCCATAGCCGTGTGAGTGCAGCCAGTGCAGACCTGGttagctgctgcagcagtgcctgcagagcagtgagctCTGAGGTGTGAACAGCTCGTGTCTCAGTGGCTCACACccagtgcacacacagccctccaTGTCTGGCCTTGCActagcagcagcactgtgctggccCAGTTCATTCACAAGATCTTCATTGGTTCATTGTTGATTTTAGGTCTTGCTAACCACAGACATTCTGTTTCTCTTGGATGAGTGTGAGGCAAGTTTTAAGCCCTTGATGCTAAGGTATCTGTGTGATAATCTTGGATGGACACTGTTGCTCTTTTGCTGTCAGTATTATTTAAACATCTGGCTGTTCTGTCTCTGAAGGTGGCAAAACTAATCTATCAGACCTTAGTACTCATTCACCATGTGTTTGTCCCATAGATGTACTTTAAGACTGAGCTGGCAGACTACTGTGGCTGTTACTGCTGGTTGGCCAGCCTGACCCTGAGCGGCATGCAACCATTTGGATGAGAAGTTCTTCTCTGTCCCAGTTATTTTGTTGCTTGCTATCTGGCCTTTGCAGGCCAGCACTGAACCAACTGTGATGGCAATGAATAGCTGGATAACTACTTTGAGTCAAGTTATGTGCAGTTTTTGTGGAGTTGCCCAGACATTAGCAGAGTTCATTGAAACCATCATCAGTTTGCACATGGCAAATCTGGTATAGTATGTTTCTGTGTAAGGCTGAGAATCAAGAATGCCTTGAAGGTTGGGAAGGATGCTGTATGAGACTTTGAGTTCAAAGTTAGTGCACTAAGTAGATGAGACAATTACTGGTGGTATGGGCAGGTGCATTCTACTCCAGCTCAGTGCAGCGTGTTTGCAGAGACAATTATTAGTGACTCAGATTCTCTGTGGCAGTCAAGTGAAAAACTTGATCTAATACTAATTTGTCTAATCAGTGACTGGAACTGAAGTGTGTGTTGGAGTAAACCACAGGAGTGAAGTTGTCCTCTGGAAATCGGAGTTGGCAGTGACTGTAACCTTTTCAGGGGTTCTTGGTATTCTTAGGGTCTTAGATGGCTGACAAACTCCTAACGTCAGTGGGGACTGCTCTTCTGTTAGATCCTATGATAAATCTTTTTATGAGGATACTACTGTGGGGACAAAAACCATGGAATGCCAAAAATCTGGGCCTGTGTTCTCACCTGCAGGAGCCCCTGACTGCTTTTGTGTTCTTGTTAAGTCCAGCAGTCAGATGGGTGAATAATGCTGTTGTTTCCCgtcctttccctgcagagaaTTGGGGACTCGTACCGCGGCTATTGCGTGAGCGAGGCAGAGTTAGAGAGCGTTCTCACGCTCCACaagcagcaaacacagagtGTCTGGGGGACGCGCCAGTCTCCAAGCCCAGCCAAACCCGCCACACGGTTGATGTGGAAATCTCAGTATGTCCCATATGATGGGATCCCCTTTGTCAATGCAGGTAactaacttttattttaataactgcttCCAAAATTTCAACGTCACCTCCCAACTGGCCGCAAAGAAGAATCTTTATGTTGGTCCTTAGTTTTGATAAGTTTTGATAGacacaaacattaaaaaaggaGCAGCTTGCACACCGCTGTGCGAATCTGAAGGagcttgtttccttttttatgttCTGCTGtgattgttttctttcatccttTAGAGATTAGCTAAGTACCATTTGATGGGGGCTCTCGTAATGAGGTCTTTAGGTGGAGGTCCCATCTGCTCTGTTAGGGCATGAAAGTTCTCGCAAGGGTAAAAGCTTGTTAGATTATTCTTGCCTAACTTGAAGATTCTTAGAAGAGTTTGTTCCCCAGGAGGCAATAAACTATTTAAATTGCAAACattaaagtaataaataaattcaaaatttaaaaaaaacaagcaagatAAACATGAACAGACATCAGCAGAGAGACTTTTGTCGTTCAGGGTTCTTTTTGAAACATATATGCAGACTTCACGTCATGGTAATTACATATTTAGCTCATGCAGTGCATATGTGAAATTACCAAGAGTTTAATTTGGATATAAAATGAATGGGCTTTACTTGctacacagagaaaatgagtGACATGAACGTAGCTtatgtttgggatttttcttctttgtttcccctaaaagaaaaagagaaatgttggCAGCAGTTTTAAAGCTTCAGCTATAAACTGTGAGATAAAAGAAAACTAAGAATAAAATCACAGCAACttacccattttttttctccaatacGTGTATGAGACATCTATAGTTTCATCTAGATCATTTTGGTATCTTGTGGAAACAGATTATGTTGCTGTTATAAATACTTCAGAAGTTTCTGGGTATATCACTTGTGGCAtaggcagctcctggcctgcATACTAGAGTACATGAACTATAAATAAGAGATAAATAAATGTGACATGGAAGAAATTTGGAAGATGTTTCTTTCTTGACCACTTTAATGCTTTGTCAATCCCTTTTGTTAGGGATCTGACTGGAAGAAGTCACTTAATTCAAGTTCAGAGCAAAGCAGTATTTGTTTGAGCCTGTCTGGTTTTGTGTGGgttcagtgctgtgctgaaaCTGTGTTATTTAGCAGCTAAGATTTCTTAACTGCAAGGCTGAGCTGTTATGGGACAGCATGGTCTGAAGTGTTGATTTAAGCCAGGAGGCTGGAAATGGCTGCTGACCTTGTGTCGTGGTTTGACCCCAGGTGGAAGTCACCACAGAGCTGCCCACTCATTCCCCCGGTGTgatgggggagagaatcagaaaggtaaaagtgagaaaactcatgagCTGAGATAGAAACTGTTTAGAAGATACAGGAAAATCCAcacaaacaagcaaagcaaaggaattcattcacagcttcccatccccaggacagcaggacaccaTCATTTGTAATGGTTTCCTGGGAAGACAAACACTCTGACTTTGAATGTTCCCCCCacttcctcctgcttcccacagctctgtATGCTGCACGTGGTGccatatggtatggaatatgACTTTGGTCattttgggtcagctgtcccagctgtgtcccctccaaTTTCTTGTGTCCCTCAGCCTCCTCATTAGTGAGGTGGGGTGAGAGGCAAGAAAAGACCATGACTCTGTGTGACCCCTGCTCTGCAATAACtaaacatccctgtgttatcagcactgtttccagacaaatccaaaacacagcctaCATTGGCTACTCTGAAGAAAGTTAACTatatcccagccaaaaccatcAAACTTTTGATTTCTGCTGGagattttctcctttgttttgggggttctgctttttttttttattattattaccacCAATATTGTGTTCCTTTGGTAGCTTGTAAAACTTCTCATCTTGTAAAGTATTGGTGCTTGCCAGGGCAAAGTCCAATGTTTTGCCTTCACATATGTTGAGGAGTGCTGTGAAGTGTAATAAGTTGGAGAAATGGTTTAAAGTGCTCTGTGATCTTACATGCTGGGAGAGAAGCATTTGCATTGTATTTGCTTGCCATGCCTGAGGGTTCTGCCTTCTGAAGAGTCTGATGGCAAACAGAAATAACTACTTCAGAACTCTCATCTCTTCTGTAGTCAGTATTTTACTCTAATGAATTCAGTGATTGCTTGAACACAGTGCATTACTTTCTGCTTCCAGGAAGCAGAGCCATTGTAATGGAGTGCCAATATGGgccaagaagaaaaggatttcaGCCCAAAAAAGCTGGTGAGCAGGAAAGCACCTCTGGCCAGCTGTACAAAGCCACTTGTCCAGCAAGGTAAGGATTATCTATAAAGCTGAAAGAGTGACTGAGCATCCTAAGAAAGCATTCTTTCTGTGAGCCATGACAGAGCATTGATTTGGGGTGGTAGATGATACTGTAGCTCTTACCTTTATCTCCTTGGTTAGTCGAGGTTGATACTCATTTAGAGGTAAGGAGGAAATGCTTTCCTGTTTGACTGAATAAGGCTGAAATTTGATAGGCTCCCTGAATGCAAAGTAGCAGTACATCACTCTATGAAATACAAGTGGGATTCATTATCTACATGAGCATTCATGAGTGTGTCCTTTAGTGACTATTTCTGCTCCTAAAACTTTGTCATCTTATTTGTTGTTTCTTCTTCAGGCTTTTAATTGCAATGATATCAGTCAATCATTCTAGTTTAGCACATGTCCTGTGTGCTGAAGGATTTACAGTTCTTCCCGTTCACTGGgggttttctccttcttcagcactaaagtttttttcctcagccttGAGCATTCTCCTGGTTGCTTATTCAGGTTTTACTGAGCTAAGAGTGTTTGATGAATAGTTGCAGCTAGGTCCATATGTGCTCAATTCTGCATAGCTGGGTGAACTGCAGCCTGTTCACAATTGGTGTTGTGCTTTTTCTGAGGAGTAAAAGGGACAAGGGCTTTTGCAGAAGAGTAAAATCACTCTGGCTGAGTGGCTTCCAGCTCAGAAGTGTGTTTGTCTGCATCCATATCTATTAATGTATCCTTAAGAACTTTACAGTTCTTTTAGAGACTCCTCACACCCTACACCACTCTGCTTGAACTTTTTCTATATTAATGGCTGATATGAAGTAAGTGGGATTtttgcctttcccttcccaagGACAAAGTATACTgatggagaattttttttattcctccttgGAAGGATCTATATTAAAAAGGTTCAAAAGTTTCCAGAATACAGGGTTCCTACTGACCCTAAAATTGACAAGAAAATCATAAGAATGGAGCAGGAGAAAGCATTCAACATGCTGAAGAAGAACTTGATAGATGCTGGTGGTGTCCTCAGGTGAAACttccacttttttctttattttcacaaatgaagcagaaaagagCAGTATTTTacttagtctttttttttttcttagtcgcttattaatagtaaaaaaatccacaatgtCAGTAAGATTTCTGTGGCACTGAAGTATTAATTTGGTAAATGTGTTAAGCACTAAGTTACAGAACTTCAGCATGTGTTTCCATGCAGGGTATCAATATAAATAGTTGCTTAGTTTTGAGTTTGATCTAGTTTGTTTTGCACTGAAATGTTTGAGAGGGCCCTGAGTTCTGAAAGATATCTTCTTGCTCAGGGGCTGTAAAACCTTGTCCCACTGACTGGGTTGTTGGTAGTTCTCAGACTGTTTCCCCAAGACACTgattttttacatttgtttgaAAATTGTTTGTATAAATTCTCTCCTCCTTATTAGGTGGTATGTACAGTTACCTACTCAGCAAGCCCACCAATATCATGAAATGGAAActtcctgcctccctccttcACCGTCCCATCTTTCTGTGTCTTctcctgaggaggaggaggaagtcGTTCGAGATGAGAACAGTACGCCGCCTTCTCGACTTCATCCTCAAGTGGCAGACAAGATCCGAGAGCTGGTGTCTCAGGGAATAGAGCAGGTCTATGCAGTGAGGAAGCAGCTGAGGTACAGAACTCTGCAGTGCTCTCAGTCTATAGTGCTGTATCTACTTTCGTATTTGATTAATTTGGTTTGCCGCTaaaaggcagtgctggtgtATCACTGAATCTAATTCCCAGATGTCATGAGTctgtttttcccagcttttgATATCTTTTCATATCATTGTGGATTGCCACTAAGAGCTGCTATACTCTTTAAAGTTACTTGAATAAATGGGGGTTTTAAATTCCAGACTCTGTAGCAGATGCACAAGGAAATGGCTCAGAAGATCATCTATCTTGCTTTTGTCTTGTCATTGCAACAAGGGGAGGGAGAAGGTAGCAGTGTCTCGAAGTGGGAAATAGCAGAGTATATTTATGTATGGTAATAAATGTGCTTTAACACATGACAGAAAGTATGTGGAAAGAGAATTGTTCACGCCTGATGAAGTGCCAGAAAGACATAACCTGTCCTTCTTCCCCACTGTGAATGACATCAAGAACCACATTCATGAAGTGCAGAAGTCCCTAAGGAATGGAGAGATAGTGTATAGTTCAGAAAGTATCCCAGCAACGGTATGTTGgcctttgtgtttctttctgatttttggaCTTAAATACTGGAAATCTTCATTTTTACCACTTAGCTGGATTTCATCCAAAATTCTCTGTGACTTTATATTTCCAGCAGCAATATTTTCAGTGGAACCTCAGGCTGAGCAAGATTGGATTAAATGTGAATAAAACTTTCTGACCTTATTTGGTATTTATCTCATCAGCATTAGAGTGCTGTTGGTTGACAAATTACACAGTATTAGCAC
This genomic window contains:
- the CARF gene encoding calcium-responsive transcription factor isoform X2, which translates into the protein MIVASQSENGQVLHVIPSAQPGVTQVIIPPGQLLDVTGSQDISEEKCGDGNLQTVVVASIADSASSYILHPQASLTISKKTSTRVMEDSFPIPLQPLPLNTPAWARRLRNCERIGDSYRGYCVSEAELESVLTLHKQQTQSVWGTRQSPSPAKPATRLMWKSQYVPYDGIPFVNAGSRAIVMECQYGPRRKGFQPKKAGEQESTSGQLYKATCPARIYIKKVQKFPEYRVPTDPKIDKKIIRMEQEKAFNMLKKNLIDAGGVLRWYVQLPTQQAHQYHEMETSCLPPSPSHLSVSSPEEEEEVVRDENSTPPSRLHPQVADKIRELVSQGIEQVYAVRKQLRKYVERELFTPDEVPERHNLSFFPTVNDIKNHIHEVQKSLRNGEIVYSSESIPATLQWTTDSGNVLTETVTVAFASPPSDGSSGVESVITKAESSQSGESLVPETTQLLSSLSSLQPKIFAQLQGLQLQSTFTSTNGSTALLAVNNHSPPSPASLLDSLGSAISSHSVALSQGHGLQAGAGLTQDSAFGTLPASDQSLVAMGQLVPAEGVDDSRSLEGGVHQILLGDVQTIPVRIVDSQPALKREAFQATPQNHHAQSLKGSFTSDYSS
- the CARF gene encoding calcium-responsive transcription factor isoform X1, which produces MIVASQSENGQVLHVIPSAQPGVTQVIIPPGQLLDVTGSQDISEEKCGDGNLQTVVVASIADSASSYILHPQASLTISKKTSTRVMEDSFPIPLQPLPLNTPAWARRLRNCERIGDSYRGYCVSEAELESVLTLHKQQTQSVWGTRQSPSPAKPATRLMWKSQYVPYDGIPFVNAGSRAIVMECQYGPRRKGFQPKKAGEQESTSGQLYKATCPARIYIKKVQKFPEYRVPTDPKIDKKIIRMEQEKAFNMLKKNLIDAGGVLRWYVQLPTQQAHQYHEMETSCLPPSPSHLSVSSPEEEEEVVRDENSTPPSRLHPQVADKIRELVSQGIEQVYAVRKQLRKYVERELFTPDEVPERHNLSFFPTVNDIKNHIHEVQKSLRNGEIVYSSESIPATLQWTTDSGNVLTETVTVAFASPPSDGSSGVESVITKAESSQSGESLVPETTQLLSSLSSLQPKIFAQLQGLQLQSTFTSTNGSTALLAVNNHSPPSPASLLDSLGSAISSHSVALSQGHGLQAGAGLTQDSAFGTLPASDQSLVAMGQLVPAEGVDDSRSLEGGVHQILLGDVQTIPVRIVDSQPALTEENTEGIVTCVKQEPREKTLSMETDKIRDCHSSSP